The following are from one region of the Chromobacterium phragmitis genome:
- a CDS encoding M35 family metallo-endopeptidase — protein sequence MLLASSAFASDLQVSLSQPAVSASQDVDVTVTYRNAGKETLHVYRWYVPGKELQEQFLAVNVNGKQAEYLGPRYKRVVPSLRDTVSLAPGATLSAKVRVSDYYDLSKGGQLNVRFESNSGKVLNRSLPAGVSAKSAGAAQPQDEAITSNAVSGYSAGKISPLLQRSQAAKQEWQALARTAVSGVTYAGNCSVTQQNQSRDGVTAASGMADETNAYLNGTPSGTQRYVTWFGKYSQTNWNTAKSHYVKIKDALDTKPIKLDCSCTDSGTYAYVYPSQPYTIYLCGAFWNAPTKGTDSKGGTLVHELSHFTVVAGTDDHVYGQTGAKNLAKSNPTQALNNADNHEYFAENTPYQP from the coding sequence ATGCTGCTCGCCTCATCTGCCTTCGCCAGTGACCTTCAGGTCAGTCTGAGCCAACCCGCGGTCAGCGCGTCGCAGGACGTGGACGTGACCGTCACCTATCGCAACGCCGGCAAGGAGACGCTGCATGTCTACCGCTGGTACGTGCCGGGCAAGGAGCTGCAGGAACAGTTTTTGGCGGTGAACGTCAACGGCAAGCAGGCCGAATATTTGGGCCCGCGCTACAAGCGCGTGGTGCCGTCGCTGCGCGACACGGTTTCCTTGGCGCCGGGCGCGACGCTGAGCGCCAAGGTCCGGGTATCCGACTACTACGATTTGTCCAAGGGCGGCCAGCTCAACGTGCGTTTCGAGAGCAACAGCGGCAAGGTGCTGAACCGCAGCCTGCCGGCCGGCGTCAGCGCCAAATCGGCTGGCGCGGCGCAACCGCAGGATGAAGCGATCACCTCCAATGCGGTCAGCGGCTACAGCGCGGGTAAAATCAGCCCGCTGCTGCAGCGCTCGCAGGCGGCGAAGCAGGAGTGGCAGGCGCTGGCGCGCACTGCGGTCAGCGGCGTCACTTATGCCGGCAACTGCTCGGTCACTCAGCAAAACCAGTCCCGCGACGGCGTCACCGCGGCCAGCGGGATGGCCGACGAGACCAACGCTTATCTGAATGGCACGCCGTCCGGCACCCAGCGTTACGTCACCTGGTTCGGCAAATACAGCCAGACCAACTGGAACACCGCCAAATCCCATTACGTGAAGATCAAGGACGCGCTGGACACCAAGCCGATCAAGCTGGATTGCAGCTGCACCGACAGCGGCACCTACGCCTACGTCTATCCATCGCAGCCGTACACCATCTACCTGTGCGGAGCATTCTGGAACGCTCCGACAAAGGGCACCGACTCCAAAGGCGGCACGCTGGTGCATGAGCTGTCCCACTTCACCGTGGTGGCGGGCACCGACGACCATGTTTACGGCCAGACCGGCGCCAAGAATCTGGCGAAGAGCAATCCGACCCAGGCGCTGAACAACGCCGACAACCACGAATATTTCGCTGAAAACACGCCGTATCAGCCCTGA
- the queC gene encoding 7-cyano-7-deazaguanine synthase QueC gives MNQATKEKALVVLSGGQDSTTCLYWALRRFGAGNVEAVTFDYGQRHRVELDCARKIAALAGVRQTVLPIDTFAAIGGNALTDAGIAPEDGVREGDALPNTFVPGRNLIFLTFAAAFAYTLGSRHLVTGVAQTDYSGYPDCRENTLKALEMALRLGMDSRVELHAPLMYLSKAETVTLAQQVGALDALAWSHTCYNGEVPPCGRCASCELRAKGFAEAGVPDPLVERCRTEARGH, from the coding sequence ATGAATCAAGCAACTAAAGAAAAAGCTCTGGTGGTGCTTTCGGGCGGCCAGGACTCGACCACCTGTCTCTATTGGGCTCTGCGGCGTTTCGGCGCCGGCAACGTGGAGGCCGTCACCTTCGATTACGGCCAGCGCCACCGCGTGGAGCTGGACTGCGCGCGCAAGATCGCCGCGCTGGCCGGGGTGCGCCAGACCGTCCTTCCCATCGATACTTTCGCCGCCATCGGCGGCAACGCGCTGACCGATGCCGGCATCGCCCCGGAAGACGGCGTCCGCGAAGGCGACGCGCTGCCCAATACCTTCGTGCCGGGCCGCAATCTGATCTTCCTCACGTTCGCCGCCGCCTTCGCCTACACCCTCGGCTCGCGCCATCTGGTGACCGGCGTCGCCCAGACCGACTACTCCGGCTACCCCGATTGCCGCGAAAACACGCTGAAGGCGCTGGAAATGGCGCTGAGGCTGGGCATGGACAGCCGAGTGGAGCTGCATGCGCCGCTGATGTACTTGTCCAAAGCCGAAACTGTCACTCTGGCGCAACAGGTTGGCGCGTTGGACGCCCTGGCCTGGAGTCACACCTGTTACAACGGCGAGGTGCCGCCCTGCGGTCGTTGCGCTTCGTGCGAATTGCGCGCCAAGGGCTTCGCCGAAGCCGGCGTGCCGGACCCGCTGGTGGAACGCTGCCGGACCGAGGCGCGAGGACACTAA
- a CDS encoding PP2C family protein-serine/threonine phosphatase — translation MSSTTILLVEDSATNRYFIEQFILELGYRCVSAKNGLEAVEYCRNQAPDLILMDVIMPEMDGLQATTELRKLFGEHWVPIIFLTSLNELESVVVGLKAGGDDYLAKPVSFDLLSAKIHVFLRIAEMQNQINQDAIRLEKYYEENEFEQQLALELIERLIRQRTSRPDYIWQYLSPAAGFNGDLIIICQPPGGGEHIMLADCTGHGLTAAISALPAIDCFHEMTESGCGMDAIARGVNQKLHKLLPGGRFVAAALITTDPSGSEVRVWNGGVPCVLLFNDKGEVEARCKSAHPPLGVLPADAFDDDMQTISWQAGQTLVVSSDGITEAKDGRGAMFGLAGVEAAVKAGWPDRIGDSVLAAAKAHMLGGVASDDVSLLVIRHLGPDSSA, via the coding sequence ATGTCATCGACGACCATCTTGCTGGTAGAAGATAGCGCGACCAACCGCTATTTCATCGAGCAGTTCATCCTGGAGCTCGGCTATCGCTGCGTTTCCGCCAAGAACGGGCTGGAGGCGGTCGAGTATTGCCGCAATCAGGCGCCGGACTTGATCCTGATGGATGTCATCATGCCGGAGATGGATGGCTTGCAGGCGACCACCGAGTTGCGCAAGCTTTTCGGCGAGCACTGGGTCCCCATCATCTTCCTTACCAGCTTGAACGAATTGGAAAGCGTGGTTGTCGGCTTGAAGGCCGGCGGCGACGACTATCTGGCCAAGCCGGTCAGCTTCGACCTGTTGTCGGCCAAAATCCACGTTTTCCTGCGCATCGCCGAGATGCAGAACCAGATCAACCAGGACGCGATCCGGCTGGAAAAGTATTACGAGGAGAACGAGTTCGAACAGCAGCTGGCGCTGGAGCTGATCGAACGTCTGATCCGGCAGCGGACCTCCCGTCCCGACTACATTTGGCAGTATCTGAGCCCGGCCGCCGGTTTCAATGGCGACTTGATCATCATCTGTCAGCCGCCGGGAGGCGGCGAGCACATCATGCTGGCCGACTGCACCGGCCACGGCCTGACGGCTGCGATCAGCGCGCTGCCGGCGATAGACTGTTTTCACGAAATGACCGAGTCCGGCTGCGGCATGGACGCCATTGCGAGAGGGGTTAACCAGAAGCTTCACAAACTGTTGCCGGGGGGGCGTTTCGTAGCTGCCGCGTTGATCACGACCGATCCTTCCGGCAGCGAGGTTCGGGTGTGGAACGGCGGCGTGCCCTGCGTGTTGCTGTTCAACGACAAAGGCGAAGTGGAGGCACGTTGCAAGTCTGCCCATCCGCCGTTGGGTGTGCTGCCGGCGGATGCGTTCGACGACGATATGCAGACCATTTCCTGGCAAGCGGGACAGACGCTGGTGGTCAGTTCCGACGGCATCACGGAGGCCAAGGATGGGCGGGGGGCGATGTTCGGCTTGGCTGGCGTAGAAGCCGCGGTGAAGGCTGGATGGCCTGACCGGATAGGCGACTCGGTGTTGGCCGCCGCCAAAGCGCACATGCTGGGCGGCGTGGCCAGCGACGATGTCTCTTTGCTGGTGATACGCCACCTGGGCCCAGATTCCAGCGCTTGA
- a CDS encoding BufA1 family periplasmic bufferin-type metallophore, with translation MNPNKTLIASALGAVIAFGALASMPAAAADKDQCFGIAKAGQNDCKNAAHACAGQSKMDKDPADFKLVPAGTCQKMGGHTKPM, from the coding sequence ATGAACCCCAACAAGACCCTGATCGCTTCCGCCCTCGGCGCCGTCATCGCCTTCGGCGCGCTGGCCAGCATGCCTGCGGCCGCCGCCGACAAGGATCAATGCTTCGGCATCGCCAAGGCCGGCCAAAACGACTGCAAGAACGCCGCGCACGCCTGCGCCGGCCAGTCCAAGATGGACAAAGACCCTGCCGATTTCAAGCTGGTGCCCGCCGGCACTTGCCAGAAGATGGGCGGTCATACCAAGCCGATGTAA
- a CDS encoding response regulator: protein MFPIPRLSSWLKQELRLIAVFLCTVAAVTAVVVFQTGLHLRQQLLSTYQVRLGYVSHTRNDILRRQFDQLRRDVLFLSATPPVSGLVRAVEGGGMDKQENTRDEVWRRRLNAIFSAFLRANPDLASIRFIGVADQGKELIRVERGMGNQPDIVPSSALQPHGARDYMRATIRLRPGQVYFSEITDGSRHPMHPNAKPVPTLRAATPIFDAKGRVFGIVIINYDVQNLLLSLRNNIPVELRLYLANRGGDYLLHPDLGRTFGFERGRRWRWQEDFRPIPSGLGQPDGLQAYASPDGVSYARWLDVPFDTGNPGHYSRIYVELPDQVVANLVHNARLSALGSTLAIFSLIGVILAVYQRKYRQASARRAELAAIVESSHDAIVGCAPDSLITSWNQAAERMLGYTATEALGQPLARFIQLPATDDGTFPLQRVQEKQMPLELRCSLLGRNERWLDVAVTASPVRSEDRLGGAALIIRDVTEQMANEMRILELNSSLEKQVEQRTAQIRVVSSLQNAILDYAGNAIIATDLDGMITLFNPAAERMLGYPADSLIGQSPLTRLHSPAELAERASLLRERLNLNIEPGFDAIVGPTRLGEPNESRWTYTRRNGSTLPVWLTVSALEDGAGLVSGYLAIASDITQREEDRRNLEDARDQLAKAAEVAELGIWSWSLADDTLEWNDRMFEIYDIPKSFRDFGLYYNHWRGRIHPDDVERVEHQLQQTLEDKGVFHAEFRIRRQDGEVRHLQAAAQAECSAEGTPLRIAGISRDITLEREREAWLNQAKAAADSANRAKSEFLANMSHEIRTPMNAILGMLQLMQQTSLNPRQADYADKAASAAKTLLGILNDILDFSRVEAGKLTLAPHPFSVDKLLRDVGVIMSANVGEKDVEVLFDIDPELPDWITADSLRLQQILINLSGNALKFTERGEVVISAELRRREQHRLRLAFCVRDTGIGIAPEQLQRIFEGFSQAEASTARRYGGSGLGLAISQRLVALMGGKLEVDSEPGKGSRFRFEIDCDAAEAPAPVSQVVDLRDLSCLVIDDNENARQAQSALLRAFGWHVDTAASGEEALAQISQIEHRDYDVILVDWRMPSLDGWETCQRLRRLQNGARASVILLVTAHGREIMAQRQALSPGMFDNLLVKPVTASMLFDAIADARAGAGRREAEPAALENRAPRLCGLRLLLVEDNLTNQQVARELLSNEGASIDVADCGQAALDAVLGAANRYDLVLMDIQMPDMDGYAVTRILRRTHPSAELPIVAMTANVMPADREAARNAGMDNHVGKPFDLNQLVEVILHHARGHAAPPAAAPPSSDLQSGQLLNSQAALVRFGGNRGIYRHTLLSFCEESRSLLEGLLRARADGQRQQGVQLLHTLKGLAATVGAETLAMLAAGEEKTLRDPAREWPADHEELAAALAQADQAAQLLAEQLECSAPPAQPEEAELAAKLATLTQLLREANVEAVQLFIALKQQHGIAHPDEFARLDAAIMHMNFAEAIRICEDMRPQKAPQT from the coding sequence GTGTTTCCGATTCCGCGCCTATCCAGCTGGTTGAAGCAGGAATTGCGGCTGATCGCCGTTTTCCTGTGCACGGTGGCGGCCGTCACCGCCGTGGTGGTGTTCCAGACCGGCCTGCACCTGCGCCAGCAATTGCTGAGCACCTACCAGGTTCGTCTGGGCTACGTCAGCCACACCCGCAACGATATTCTGCGCCGGCAGTTCGACCAGCTGCGCCGCGACGTGCTGTTCCTCAGCGCGACGCCGCCGGTGTCCGGCCTGGTTCGCGCCGTGGAAGGCGGGGGAATGGACAAGCAGGAAAACACTCGCGATGAGGTCTGGCGCCGCAGGCTGAACGCGATCTTCTCCGCCTTTCTCCGCGCCAACCCAGACCTCGCCTCCATCCGCTTCATCGGCGTAGCCGACCAAGGCAAGGAACTGATCCGGGTGGAGCGCGGGATGGGCAACCAGCCCGACATCGTGCCTTCCTCCGCGCTGCAGCCCCACGGCGCCCGGGACTACATGCGCGCCACCATCCGCCTCAGACCCGGACAGGTTTACTTTTCCGAGATCACCGACGGTTCCCGGCATCCCATGCACCCCAATGCCAAACCCGTGCCGACCCTGCGGGCGGCCACGCCCATCTTCGATGCCAAGGGCCGCGTGTTCGGCATCGTGATCATCAATTACGACGTCCAGAACCTGCTGCTGTCCCTGCGCAACAACATACCGGTCGAGCTGCGCCTCTACTTGGCCAACCGCGGCGGCGACTACCTGCTGCATCCCGATCTGGGACGGACCTTCGGATTTGAGCGTGGCCGGCGCTGGCGCTGGCAAGAGGATTTCCGTCCCATCCCCTCCGGCCTAGGCCAGCCCGACGGCCTGCAAGCCTACGCCTCTCCCGACGGCGTCTCTTACGCCCGCTGGCTGGACGTGCCTTTCGACACCGGCAATCCCGGGCATTACAGCCGCATCTACGTGGAATTGCCCGATCAGGTCGTAGCCAACCTCGTCCACAACGCGCGCCTGTCGGCGCTGGGCAGCACACTCGCCATCTTTTCGCTGATCGGGGTGATCCTGGCGGTCTACCAACGCAAGTACCGGCAAGCCAGCGCGCGCCGAGCCGAATTGGCCGCCATCGTGGAGAGCTCCCACGACGCCATCGTCGGCTGCGCCCCCGACAGCCTCATCACCAGCTGGAACCAGGCCGCGGAAAGGATGCTGGGCTACACGGCAACGGAAGCGCTGGGCCAGCCATTGGCCCGCTTCATTCAACTGCCGGCGACGGATGACGGCACTTTTCCGCTACAGCGCGTGCAGGAAAAACAGATGCCGCTGGAGCTTCGCTGCAGCCTGCTGGGACGGAATGAGCGCTGGCTGGACGTGGCGGTTACCGCCTCCCCGGTTCGGAGCGAGGATCGCCTGGGCGGCGCCGCCTTGATCATCCGCGACGTCACCGAGCAGATGGCCAACGAAATGCGCATCCTGGAATTGAACAGCTCGCTGGAAAAACAGGTTGAACAACGCACCGCCCAGATCCGCGTGGTCTCCTCGCTGCAGAACGCCATACTCGATTACGCCGGCAACGCGATCATCGCCACCGATCTGGACGGGATGATCACGCTGTTCAACCCGGCCGCCGAACGCATGCTGGGCTACCCCGCCGACAGCCTGATCGGCCAGTCGCCCCTAACCCGCCTCCACTCTCCGGCGGAGCTGGCCGAGCGCGCCAGCCTGCTGCGCGAACGGCTCAATCTCAATATCGAACCCGGATTCGACGCCATCGTCGGCCCCACCCGGCTGGGCGAGCCCAATGAAAGCCGCTGGACCTACACCCGGCGCAATGGCTCCACGCTGCCGGTATGGCTGACGGTGTCCGCGTTGGAGGACGGCGCAGGCTTGGTCAGCGGCTACCTGGCCATCGCATCCGACATTACGCAGCGAGAAGAGGACCGCCGCAACCTGGAGGACGCGCGGGACCAATTGGCCAAAGCGGCCGAAGTGGCGGAGCTTGGCATCTGGAGCTGGTCGCTGGCCGACGACACGCTGGAATGGAACGACAGGATGTTCGAAATCTACGACATTCCCAAATCGTTCCGCGATTTCGGCCTCTATTACAACCACTGGCGCGGACGCATCCACCCCGACGACGTCGAGCGGGTGGAACACCAGTTGCAGCAGACGCTAGAGGACAAAGGCGTGTTCCACGCCGAATTCCGCATCCGCCGCCAGGATGGAGAGGTCCGGCATCTGCAAGCCGCGGCGCAGGCGGAGTGCTCGGCGGAGGGCACGCCGCTGCGCATCGCCGGCATCAGCCGCGACATCACGCTGGAGCGGGAGCGAGAGGCCTGGCTCAACCAGGCCAAGGCAGCGGCTGACAGCGCCAACCGCGCCAAATCGGAATTCCTGGCCAATATGAGCCACGAAATCCGCACCCCGATGAACGCCATTCTGGGCATGCTGCAGTTGATGCAGCAAACCAGCCTGAACCCGCGCCAGGCGGATTACGCTGACAAGGCCGCGTCCGCCGCCAAGACTCTGCTTGGCATCCTCAACGATATCCTCGACTTTTCCCGCGTGGAAGCCGGCAAACTGACGCTGGCGCCGCACCCCTTCAGCGTCGACAAGCTGCTGCGCGACGTCGGCGTGATCATGTCCGCCAATGTCGGCGAAAAAGACGTGGAGGTGCTGTTCGACATCGACCCGGAATTGCCGGACTGGATCACAGCCGACTCGCTGCGCCTGCAACAGATTCTGATCAACCTGTCCGGCAACGCGCTCAAGTTCACCGAGCGCGGCGAGGTGGTGATCTCGGCAGAGCTGCGGCGGCGAGAGCAACATCGCCTGCGGTTGGCGTTTTGCGTCCGGGACACCGGCATAGGCATCGCGCCAGAGCAACTGCAACGCATTTTCGAGGGGTTTTCCCAGGCGGAGGCCTCCACCGCGCGCCGCTACGGCGGCTCCGGCCTGGGCCTGGCCATCAGCCAGCGCCTGGTGGCGCTGATGGGCGGCAAGCTGGAGGTGGACAGCGAACCCGGCAAAGGCAGCCGCTTCCGCTTTGAAATCGACTGCGACGCCGCGGAGGCTCCCGCGCCCGTATCCCAAGTCGTCGACCTGCGCGACCTGAGCTGCCTGGTGATAGACGACAACGAAAACGCCCGTCAGGCTCAAAGCGCCCTGCTGCGCGCCTTCGGCTGGCACGTGGACACCGCCGCCAGCGGCGAGGAGGCGCTGGCGCAGATCAGCCAGATCGAGCACCGGGACTACGACGTGATCCTGGTGGACTGGCGCATGCCCAGTCTGGACGGCTGGGAAACCTGTCAGCGGCTGCGCCGGCTGCAAAACGGCGCCCGCGCATCCGTGATACTGCTAGTCACCGCCCATGGCCGCGAAATAATGGCGCAGCGCCAGGCGCTGTCGCCTGGCATGTTCGACAACCTTCTCGTCAAACCCGTCACCGCCTCCATGTTGTTCGACGCCATCGCCGACGCCCGCGCCGGCGCGGGCCGCCGCGAAGCGGAGCCTGCCGCGCTGGAGAACCGCGCGCCTCGGCTATGCGGGCTGCGCTTATTGCTGGTGGAGGACAACCTGACCAATCAGCAGGTTGCGCGCGAATTGTTGAGCAACGAGGGGGCGTCCATCGACGTGGCAGACTGCGGACAAGCGGCGCTGGACGCGGTTCTCGGCGCGGCCAACCGTTACGATCTGGTGCTGATGGACATCCAGATGCCGGATATGGACGGCTATGCCGTCACCCGCATCCTGCGCCGGACCCACCCCTCCGCCGAGCTGCCCATCGTCGCGATGACCGCGAACGTGATGCCCGCGGACAGGGAGGCCGCGCGGAACGCCGGCATGGACAACCATGTTGGCAAACCCTTCGACCTGAACCAACTGGTGGAAGTGATCCTGCACCATGCCCGCGGCCATGCCGCCCCCCCAGCAGCAGCGCCCCCGTCCTCCGACCTGCAGAGCGGGCAGTTGCTGAACAGCCAGGCCGCCCTCGTCCGCTTCGGCGGCAACCGCGGCATCTATCGCCATACCCTGCTCAGTTTCTGCGAGGAAAGCCGCTCGCTGCTGGAAGGGCTGCTGCGGGCTCGCGCCGATGGACAACGCCAGCAAGGCGTGCAATTGCTGCATACACTGAAAGGGCTGGCCGCCACAGTCGGCGCTGAAACACTGGCGATGCTCGCCGCCGGGGAGGAAAAAACGTTGCGCGACCCGGCGCGGGAATGGCCGGCCGATCATGAAGAACTGGCGGCCGCGCTGGCCCAGGCGGATCAGGCCGCCCAGCTTTTGGCGGAACAGCTGGAGTGTTCCGCTCCGCCGGCCCAGCCAGAGGAAGCGGAGCTTGCCGCGAAACTCGCCACGCTGACGCAATTGCTGCGTGAAGCCAACGTCGAAGCCGTGCAATTATTCATCGCGCTCAAGCAGCAACACGGCATCGCCCATCCTGACGAGTTCGCGCGGCTAGATGCTGCGATCATGCACATGAATTTTGCGGAAGCGATTCGCATTTGCGAAGACATGCGGCCGCAGAAAGCGCCACAGACATGA
- the queE gene encoding 7-carboxy-7-deazaguanine synthase → MTTYTIKEIFYTLQGEGRQAGRAAVFCRFAGCNLWSGREEDRAKAVCQFCDTDFVGAGPDGGKFDGAAALAARIAAEWPQGAGGVPYVVCTGGEPLLQLDAALIDALHAEGFEIAVETNGTIAAPEGIDWICVSPKAGSELQQCSGDELKLVYPQIAQLPETVAHLDFGTFYLQPMDGPQLADNTRAAIAYCMAHPQWRLSVQTHKVVDIR, encoded by the coding sequence GTGACTACCTATACCATCAAGGAAATCTTCTACACGCTGCAAGGCGAAGGCCGCCAGGCCGGCCGCGCGGCGGTGTTTTGCCGCTTTGCCGGCTGCAACCTGTGGTCTGGCCGCGAAGAGGACCGCGCCAAGGCCGTCTGCCAGTTCTGCGACACCGACTTCGTCGGCGCCGGCCCGGATGGCGGCAAGTTCGATGGCGCGGCAGCGTTGGCCGCCCGCATCGCCGCCGAGTGGCCCCAGGGTGCCGGCGGCGTGCCCTACGTGGTGTGCACCGGCGGGGAGCCGCTGCTGCAACTGGACGCGGCATTGATAGACGCCCTGCATGCGGAAGGTTTCGAAATCGCCGTCGAAACCAACGGCACCATCGCCGCTCCGGAGGGAATCGACTGGATTTGCGTCAGTCCCAAAGCCGGATCGGAGTTGCAGCAATGCTCCGGCGACGAGCTGAAACTGGTCTATCCGCAGATCGCGCAGTTGCCGGAAACCGTCGCCCATCTGGATTTCGGCACCTTCTACCTGCAGCCGATGGACGGCCCCCAGTTGGCAGACAATACCCGCGCCGCCATCGCCTACTGCATGGCGCATCCGCAATGGCGGCTTTCGGTGCAGACCCACAAGGTGGTGGACATCCGCTGA
- a CDS encoding diguanylate cyclase — translation MPPSSNAARRGRVLVVDDQPANIVVAHQILREHHDVFMATGGEQALAFCRSTPPDLLLLDVEMPGINGMDVCQQLKQDPNTQDIPVIFVTGHQSQQDEVACWEAGAADFVSKPVTPITLLNRVNAHLTLKFQADQLRVLAYRDGLTGIANRRKFDERLEKAWRHCQRGGSTLALIMSDVDYFKKYNDNCGHSSGDECLRQVASAIQKQMCRPYDLAARYGGEEFVCLLPETTLAGAVTVAIKIDAAVREMHIAHPASDVDACVTLSQGVAVIDPADGEDGEHLLRLADDQLYLAKRTGRGRVCSM, via the coding sequence ATGCCCCCTTCTAGCAACGCCGCCAGGCGCGGCCGGGTATTGGTCGTCGACGACCAGCCGGCCAACATCGTGGTGGCTCATCAAATACTGCGCGAACACCACGATGTGTTCATGGCTACCGGCGGCGAGCAGGCTTTGGCGTTCTGCCGCAGCACGCCGCCCGATCTGTTGTTGCTGGACGTGGAAATGCCGGGCATCAACGGCATGGATGTCTGCCAGCAGTTGAAGCAGGACCCGAACACGCAAGACATACCGGTGATTTTCGTTACCGGCCACCAGAGCCAACAGGACGAGGTGGCTTGCTGGGAAGCCGGCGCCGCCGACTTCGTCAGCAAGCCGGTCACGCCCATTACCCTGCTCAACCGCGTCAATGCCCATCTGACGCTGAAATTCCAGGCGGACCAGCTGCGAGTGCTGGCCTACCGCGATGGGCTGACCGGAATCGCCAATCGCCGCAAATTCGACGAGCGGCTGGAAAAAGCCTGGCGGCATTGCCAGCGCGGCGGCAGCACCCTGGCGCTGATCATGTCCGATGTCGACTACTTCAAGAAATACAACGACAACTGCGGCCACAGTTCCGGCGACGAATGCTTGCGCCAGGTTGCGTCGGCGATCCAAAAGCAGATGTGCCGCCCCTATGATCTGGCCGCGCGCTATGGCGGCGAAGAGTTCGTCTGCCTGCTACCGGAAACCACGCTGGCCGGGGCGGTGACGGTTGCGATCAAGATAGACGCCGCGGTAAGAGAAATGCATATCGCGCACCCGGCGTCTGACGTCGACGCTTGTGTGACGCTGAGCCAGGGCGTGGCCGTAATCGATCCGGCAGACGGCGAGGATGGAGAACATCTGTTGCGGCTGGCGGATGATCAACTGTATCTGGCCAAGCGCACCGGCCGGGGGCGCGTCTGCTCGATGTGA
- a CDS encoding 6-pyruvoyl trahydropterin synthase family protein, with product MHACYLIAGAGFEAARRLPADHGHASRPHGHSFRLSVRSDAQNTSQDALQAAVRAAVAPLDYADLSAALSACDDLALARHIADALPCPAAIQLRGAPDRGVMLDGARALSWISASFEAAHHLPHVPPGHKCGRLHGHGFGVRIVADASLSGQHDLARAWAPLHRRLNHHYLNDIAGLDNPTSEVLAQWLFRQLGDAISGLAWVEVRETHSAGSQFDGQRFRIWKEQRFESAMPFDDAGNYTGHSYLVRLMLSGGIDRTMGWLLDFGDVKDRFKPIYRQLDHNPLDKLTGVRRADNAAVAEWIHAQLSPLVPELARIDLMESDDAGVSLHFHQDMRWPLL from the coding sequence ATGCACGCTTGTTACCTGATAGCCGGCGCCGGCTTCGAAGCGGCGCGGCGGCTGCCGGCCGACCATGGCCATGCCTCGAGGCCGCATGGCCACAGCTTTCGCCTGAGCGTGCGCAGCGATGCCCAAAACACCAGCCAGGACGCGCTGCAAGCCGCCGTCCGGGCTGCCGTCGCGCCGCTTGATTACGCCGATCTGAGCGCGGCGCTGTCCGCCTGCGACGACCTGGCGCTGGCTCGCCACATCGCCGATGCCCTGCCCTGCCCCGCCGCCATCCAGCTGCGCGGCGCGCCGGACCGCGGCGTGATGCTGGACGGCGCGCGCGCGCTCAGCTGGATCAGCGCCTCCTTCGAGGCCGCCCACCATCTGCCCCACGTGCCGCCCGGCCATAAATGCGGCCGCCTGCATGGCCACGGCTTCGGCGTGCGCATCGTCGCCGACGCCTCGCTCAGCGGCCAGCATGATCTGGCGCGCGCTTGGGCGCCGCTCCATCGCCGGCTCAACCACCACTACCTGAACGACATCGCCGGGCTGGACAACCCCACCAGCGAAGTGCTGGCGCAATGGTTGTTCCGGCAATTGGGCGACGCCATCTCCGGCCTTGCCTGGGTGGAGGTGCGCGAAACGCACAGCGCCGGCAGCCAGTTCGACGGCCAGCGCTTCCGCATCTGGAAGGAGCAGCGCTTTGAAAGCGCGATGCCTTTCGACGACGCAGGCAACTACACCGGCCACAGCTACCTGGTCCGCCTGATGCTGTCCGGCGGCATAGACCGCACCATGGGCTGGCTGCTGGACTTCGGCGACGTGAAGGACCGCTTCAAGCCCATCTACCGCCAGTTGGACCACAATCCGCTGGACAAGCTGACAGGCGTGCGCCGCGCCGACAACGCCGCGGTCGCGGAGTGGATCCACGCCCAGCTGTCGCCGCTGGTGCCGGAACTGGCGCGGATAGACCTGATGGAAAGCGACGACGCCGGCGTGTCCCTGCACTTCCATCAGGACATGCGCTGGCCGCTGCTGTGA
- a CDS encoding BufA1 family periplasmic bufferin-type metallophore, with product MKQNKALIASALGAVIAMGALSAAPAAAADKEKCYGIAQAGKNDCASATGAHSCAGQAKMDKDPGDWKYVAKGSCEKMGGKLTHK from the coding sequence ATGAAGCAAAACAAAGCACTGATCGCATCCGCCCTGGGCGCCGTCATCGCCATGGGCGCGCTGAGCGCCGCGCCGGCAGCCGCCGCCGACAAGGAAAAATGCTACGGCATCGCCCAAGCCGGCAAGAACGACTGCGCATCCGCCACCGGCGCCCATTCCTGCGCCGGCCAGGCCAAAATGGACAAAGATCCGGGCGACTGGAAATACGTGGCCAAGGGCAGCTGCGAGAAAATGGGCGGCAAACTGACCCACAAGTAA